A genomic stretch from Neodiprion fabricii isolate iyNeoFabr1 chromosome 3, iyNeoFabr1.1, whole genome shotgun sequence includes:
- the LOC124179110 gene encoding zinc finger protein 60-like isoform X2, giving the protein MSHVSYSKLISLNYPKLCPKPAPQQTLAEVLQSEPVKRLLSQPNIVIETIPKVQTTPKSNVSNNNVHLPVDKKNGPSKVAQSKGIGSEISVMTVETESKDKSRLLPAKGDGKSEIALMVVKPEQKQCGHHGPCENIVCDVSVLQYVDQGGVLPMLAVGIEENEINAPVEKHCKNPLCDALSIDHDRCRRALIKLYRCDLMSACDICGVVFKTRRSRMSHKSCIRKEVYRHNQTDGAQILREKMRERELQMIEAAKTKKKEHLDPATEYKKTMESLRNNKELIIIPKTIPQHQPIVTIKTLSPGNQPSVVQSTNSREVFGKLLPSIPIVFPPQNTIVGKRPGSETNEGPAVKQPKITNVFCTPPQHARLGQQYIKVSSVTQSNIVQPMSLNDWFASQANIVTSSQNTALKPYLTPIRVVPITSLKSAPSLRHQTHGIPAFCLVPDNLPKPVPVSKLQAIQPAPIAPSPPRSVAQNNETENVEQQNSQTAKSATNTRRKSQARRKSEEKNSKVFKCPYCFKGFSTDWYFKMHVAGHTGEMLFTCKTCEKPFSNRYDMKKHMLNEHNDGECRCEICGQISICKSALEIHIRSHTGERPFHCTECDLSYRSSTDLKTHQRKRHNSTDCPYCHIHLVKADLQAHLVSCHQMTEKEALHEILQGQEQAVNGNESSEIEVSDCESMANGILMRIKEELIEEAAAVNETTKFQSSRNGSDSNKRKKQIANKPAHTKSKGNGVHNAEGNQNLCNSKETETKPIVVRRSTRRSNSNFQCTICKENFDSSTLLDDHVANEPKETVECLACKSLFHSQTDYDKHGNSCGKSSCKQS; this is encoded by the exons ATGTCGCATGTTTCTTACTCGAAATTGATATCTTTAAATTATCCAAAACTTTGTCCCAAGCCTGCGCCGCAACAGACACTTGCTGAG GTCCTTCAATCCGAACCAGTCAAGCGACTGCTGAGCCAGCCAAATATTGTGATAGAAACAATTCCGAAAGTCCAAACGACTCCCAAATCTAATGTATCCAACAACAATGTCCATTTACCGGTTGATAAGAAGAATGGGCCGAGCAAGGTGGCGCAGAGCAAAGGCATCGGGTCCGAAATATCAGTAATGACAGTGGAAACGGAAAGCAAAGATAAATCTAGGCTGCTACCTGCTAAGGGGGATGGAAAGTCTGAAATAGCCCTGATGGTCGTCAAGCCTGAGCAAAAACAATGTGGTCATCACGGCCCATGCGAAAATATCGTTTGCGACGTTTCCGTGCTCCAGTACGTTGACCAGGGTGGAGTTCTACCAATGCTAGCTGTGGGGATAGAGGAGAACGAGATCAATGCCCCGGTTGAAAAGCATTGCAAAAATCCGCTGTGCGATGCATTGAGCATAGATCATGACCGATGTCGACGGGCGTTGATTAAACTCTACCGTTGCGATTTGATGAGTGCTTGCGACATTTGCGGCGTTGTATTCAAGACACGGAGGTCTAGGATGAGTCACAAAAGCTGCATCAGGAAGGAGGTCTATAGGCACAATCAAACAGACGGTGCTCAGATACTTAGGGAAAAAATGAGGGAGCGAGAACTGCAGATGATCGAGGCAGCCAAGaccaagaaaaaagaacacttGGACCCGGCCACTGAGTACAAAAAGACTATGGAGTCCCTGAGGAATAACAAGGAGCTGATCATCATCCCAAAAACCATTCCCCAGCATCAGCCAATTGTCACAATAAAAACACTGTCCCCGGGCAACCAGCCGAGCGTTGTACAAAGTACTAACTCCCGAGAAGTCTTTGGAAAACTTTTGCCCTCTATTCCGATTGTTTTCCCACCACAGAATACAATCGTCGGCAAAAGACCGGGTTCTGAGACCAACGAAGGACCAGCTGTGAAGCAACCCAAGATAACAAATGTGTTTTGCACTCCACCTCAACACGCAAGGCTTGGTCAACAGTACATTAAAGTTTCCTCGGTCACGCAATCCAACATCGTTCAGCCCATGTCTCTCAATGATTGGTTCGCTTCTCAGGCAAATATCGTAACTTCGAGCCAAAATACAGCTCTCAAACCTTACCTGACCCCCATCAGAGTCGTCCCTATCACCAGCCTGAAGTCAGCCCCTTCGCTTCGGCATCAAACTCACGGTATTCCTGCGTTTTGCTTGGTACCGGACAATCTTCCCAAACCTGTACCTGTCTCAAAACTGCAGGCCATTCAGCCAGCTCCAATAGCTCCTAGCCCGCCAAGGTCTGTTGcacaaaataatgaaacagaGAATGTGGAGCAGCAGAATTCACAGACAGCAAAAAGTGCGACGAACACAAGAAGAAAATCTCAAGCTCGTAGAAAGTCTgaggagaaaaattcaaaggttTTCAAATGTCCTTATTGTTTCAAGGGTTTCAGCACAGATTGGTATTTCAAAATGCACGTAGCTGGGCACACGGGAGAAATGTTATTCACTTGCAAAACGTGCGAAAAACCATTTAGCAATAGATACGATATGAAAAAACATATGCTCAATGAGCACAATGATGGCGAATGCAGATGCGAGATTTGTGGACAGATATCTATATGCAAATCGGCACTTGAGATTCACATTCGGTCCCACACCGGTGAAAGACCCTTCCACTGTACAGAGTGTGATCTGTCTTACAGATCGAGCACTGACCTTAAAACGCATCAACGAAAGCGACACAACTCTACGGACTGCCCATACTGCCATATTCATCTTGTAAAGGCAGATCTTCAGGCACACTTGGTGTCGTGTCATCAGATGACGGAAAAAGAAGCATTGCATGAAATTCTGCAAGGACAGGAACAGGCAGTGAATGGAAATGAATCGTCCGAAATTGAGGTGTCAGATTGTGAGTCAATGGCAAATGGAATCCTGATGAGAATTAAAGAGGAGCTCATAGAGGAGGCAGCAGCTGTGAATGAAACTACGAAGTTTCAGAGTAGTCGTAATGGTTCAGATTCAAACAAGAGGAAAAAACAGATTGCAAATAAACCTGCCCATACGAAGTCTAAAGGAAACGGTGTGCACAATGCAGAGGGAAACCAGAATTTATGCAATTCGAAGGAAACTGAAACTAAGCCTATCGTTGTCAGAAGGAGCACTAGGAGATCGAACTCTAATTTTCAATGTACCATTTGCAAAGAAAATTTCGATAGCTCCACACTGCTTGATGATCATGTAGCTAATGAACCCAAAGAAACTGTGGAATGCCTCGCATGCAAGAGCTTGTTTCACAGCCAGACTGATTATGATAAACATGGCAATAGCTGTGGCAAAAGTTCCTGCAAACAGTCGT AA
- the LOC124179110 gene encoding zinc finger protein 60-like isoform X1, whose translation MSHVSYSKLISLNYPKLCPKPAPQQTLAEVLQSEPVKRLLSQPNIVIETIPKVQTTPKSNVSNNNVHLPVDKKNGPSKVAQSKGIGSEISVMTVETESKDKSRLLPAKGDGKSEIALMVVKPEQKQCGHHGPCENIVCDVSVLQYVDQGGVLPMLAVGIEENEINAPVEKHCKNPLCDALSIDHDRCRRALIKLYRCDLMSACDICGVVFKTRRSRMSHKSCIRKEVYRHNQTDGAQILREKMRERELQMIEAAKTKKKEHLDPATEYKKTMESLRNNKELIIIPKTIPQHQPIVTIKTLSPGNQPSVVQSTNSREVFGKLLPSIPIVFPPQNTIVGKRPGSETNEGPAVKQPKITNVFCTPPQHARLGQQYIKVSSVTQSNIVQPMSLNDWFASQANIVTSSQNTALKPYLTPIRVVPITSLKSAPSLRHQTHGIPAFCLVPDNLPKPVPVSKLQAIQPAPIAPSPPRSVAQNNETENVEQQNSQTAKSATNTRRKSQARRKSEEKNSKVFKCPYCFKGFSTDWYFKMHVAGHTGEMLFTCKTCEKPFSNRYDMKKHMLNEHNDGECRCEICGQISICKSALEIHIRSHTGERPFHCTECDLSYRSSTDLKTHQRKRHNSTDCPYCHIHLVKADLQAHLVSCHQMTEKEALHEILQGQEQAVNGNESSEIEVSDCESMANGILMRIKEELIEEAAAVNETTKFQSSRNGSDSNKRKKQIANKPAHTKSKGNGVHNAEGNQNLCNSKETETKPIVVRRSTRRSNSNFQCTICKENFDSSTLLDDHVANEPKETVECLACKSLFHSQTDYDKHGNSCGKSSCKQSSCLKNSTTGPLRPFQCEICLKVFKNDGKLRIHMNLSPQNFITCVRCGKKFHTNREYRLHMHNNCVELIKCRKCNRQFSNKRTLDNHIC comes from the exons ATGTCGCATGTTTCTTACTCGAAATTGATATCTTTAAATTATCCAAAACTTTGTCCCAAGCCTGCGCCGCAACAGACACTTGCTGAG GTCCTTCAATCCGAACCAGTCAAGCGACTGCTGAGCCAGCCAAATATTGTGATAGAAACAATTCCGAAAGTCCAAACGACTCCCAAATCTAATGTATCCAACAACAATGTCCATTTACCGGTTGATAAGAAGAATGGGCCGAGCAAGGTGGCGCAGAGCAAAGGCATCGGGTCCGAAATATCAGTAATGACAGTGGAAACGGAAAGCAAAGATAAATCTAGGCTGCTACCTGCTAAGGGGGATGGAAAGTCTGAAATAGCCCTGATGGTCGTCAAGCCTGAGCAAAAACAATGTGGTCATCACGGCCCATGCGAAAATATCGTTTGCGACGTTTCCGTGCTCCAGTACGTTGACCAGGGTGGAGTTCTACCAATGCTAGCTGTGGGGATAGAGGAGAACGAGATCAATGCCCCGGTTGAAAAGCATTGCAAAAATCCGCTGTGCGATGCATTGAGCATAGATCATGACCGATGTCGACGGGCGTTGATTAAACTCTACCGTTGCGATTTGATGAGTGCTTGCGACATTTGCGGCGTTGTATTCAAGACACGGAGGTCTAGGATGAGTCACAAAAGCTGCATCAGGAAGGAGGTCTATAGGCACAATCAAACAGACGGTGCTCAGATACTTAGGGAAAAAATGAGGGAGCGAGAACTGCAGATGATCGAGGCAGCCAAGaccaagaaaaaagaacacttGGACCCGGCCACTGAGTACAAAAAGACTATGGAGTCCCTGAGGAATAACAAGGAGCTGATCATCATCCCAAAAACCATTCCCCAGCATCAGCCAATTGTCACAATAAAAACACTGTCCCCGGGCAACCAGCCGAGCGTTGTACAAAGTACTAACTCCCGAGAAGTCTTTGGAAAACTTTTGCCCTCTATTCCGATTGTTTTCCCACCACAGAATACAATCGTCGGCAAAAGACCGGGTTCTGAGACCAACGAAGGACCAGCTGTGAAGCAACCCAAGATAACAAATGTGTTTTGCACTCCACCTCAACACGCAAGGCTTGGTCAACAGTACATTAAAGTTTCCTCGGTCACGCAATCCAACATCGTTCAGCCCATGTCTCTCAATGATTGGTTCGCTTCTCAGGCAAATATCGTAACTTCGAGCCAAAATACAGCTCTCAAACCTTACCTGACCCCCATCAGAGTCGTCCCTATCACCAGCCTGAAGTCAGCCCCTTCGCTTCGGCATCAAACTCACGGTATTCCTGCGTTTTGCTTGGTACCGGACAATCTTCCCAAACCTGTACCTGTCTCAAAACTGCAGGCCATTCAGCCAGCTCCAATAGCTCCTAGCCCGCCAAGGTCTGTTGcacaaaataatgaaacagaGAATGTGGAGCAGCAGAATTCACAGACAGCAAAAAGTGCGACGAACACAAGAAGAAAATCTCAAGCTCGTAGAAAGTCTgaggagaaaaattcaaaggttTTCAAATGTCCTTATTGTTTCAAGGGTTTCAGCACAGATTGGTATTTCAAAATGCACGTAGCTGGGCACACGGGAGAAATGTTATTCACTTGCAAAACGTGCGAAAAACCATTTAGCAATAGATACGATATGAAAAAACATATGCTCAATGAGCACAATGATGGCGAATGCAGATGCGAGATTTGTGGACAGATATCTATATGCAAATCGGCACTTGAGATTCACATTCGGTCCCACACCGGTGAAAGACCCTTCCACTGTACAGAGTGTGATCTGTCTTACAGATCGAGCACTGACCTTAAAACGCATCAACGAAAGCGACACAACTCTACGGACTGCCCATACTGCCATATTCATCTTGTAAAGGCAGATCTTCAGGCACACTTGGTGTCGTGTCATCAGATGACGGAAAAAGAAGCATTGCATGAAATTCTGCAAGGACAGGAACAGGCAGTGAATGGAAATGAATCGTCCGAAATTGAGGTGTCAGATTGTGAGTCAATGGCAAATGGAATCCTGATGAGAATTAAAGAGGAGCTCATAGAGGAGGCAGCAGCTGTGAATGAAACTACGAAGTTTCAGAGTAGTCGTAATGGTTCAGATTCAAACAAGAGGAAAAAACAGATTGCAAATAAACCTGCCCATACGAAGTCTAAAGGAAACGGTGTGCACAATGCAGAGGGAAACCAGAATTTATGCAATTCGAAGGAAACTGAAACTAAGCCTATCGTTGTCAGAAGGAGCACTAGGAGATCGAACTCTAATTTTCAATGTACCATTTGCAAAGAAAATTTCGATAGCTCCACACTGCTTGATGATCATGTAGCTAATGAACCCAAAGAAACTGTGGAATGCCTCGCATGCAAGAGCTTGTTTCACAGCCAGACTGATTATGATAAACATGGCAATAGCTGTGGCAAAAGTTCCTGCAAACAGTCGT CTTgcctgaaaaattcaacaactGGACCGCTGAGACCATTCCAGTGTGAGATCTGCCTGaaagtatttaaaaatgatGGAAAACTCCGTATTCACATGAATCTGAGTCCGCAAAATTTCATAACGTGCGTTAGATGCGGCAAGAAATTTCACACTAATCGCGAGTACAGATTGCACATGCACAATAATTGTGTTGAATTAATTAAGTGCCGTAAGTGTAAccgacaattttcaaacaaaagaaCACTTGATAACCACATTTGCTGA
- the LOC124179115 gene encoding probable small nuclear ribonucleoprotein G: MSKAHPPELKKYMDKKLSLKLNGGRHVIGILRGFDPFMNMVIDETVEECKDGTKNNIGMVVIRGNSVIMLEALDRI; encoded by the exons ATGAGCAAAGCACATCCCccagaattgaaaaa ataCATGGACAAAAAGTTATCCC TAAAACTAAATGGCGGGAGACACGTGATTGGCATCCTGCGAGGATTTGATCCGTTCATGAACATGGTCATTGACGAAACAGTCGAAGAATGCAAAGACGGAACGAAGAATAACATTGGAATGGTg GTCATTCGAGGAAACAGTGTCATAATGCTAGAGGCGTTGGatagaatataa
- the LOC124179112 gene encoding transcription initiation factor TFIID subunit 8, producing the protein METQTVNTRRKVLNHVVCSILVENGFETCERQALETLTEMLQAFIVEVGDSAKNYCELSGRTEPLIADVILALINMGIKLEGMETYGKRLNRTVLPQLQQQIQAKQLNILQAGVKQNHPSHIPNHLPPFPDPHAYIRTPTHKQPVTEYEAIREKAASQKRDIERALTRFIAKTGDTHSLFLTDDNTMFPLIACKPQFPSYLSALLPQDQVFEPDQEFQFEPSPVQKKKKAPPVEDKEEAQAQADGTEQSGEALAQQDVIDNPYLRPGKLPKNKITGTNPTGPGKREATDV; encoded by the exons ATGGAGACCCAAACAGTAAACACGAGAAGAAAAGTGTTAAATCATGTAGTTTGCAGTATTTTGGTCGAAAATGGTTTTGAAACGTGTGAAAGACAGGCGCTAGAAACCCTCACCGAAATGTTGCAGGCTT TTATCGTCGAGGTCGGAGATTCGGCGAAAAATTACTGCGAGCTGTCTGGGCGGACCGAGCCTCTGATAGCCGATGTTATTCTGGCCCTAATTAACATGGGAATCAAATTAGAAGGGATGGAGACGTATGGTAAACGTCTAAACAGGACTGTTCTGCCCCAACTTCAACAACAGATACAGGCCAAACAGCTCAATATTTTACAAGCTGGAGTAAAGCAAAATCATCCGTCGCACATACCTAATCATCTGCCACCATTTCCTGATCCTCACGCCTACATCAGGACGCCG ACACATAAACAACCTGTGACGGAATATGAAGCTATCAGGGAAAAGGCTGCATCGCAAAAACGGGACATTGAACGAGCCTTGACAAGATTTATTGCCAAAACAGGGGACACGCATAGTCTGTTCTTGACCGATGACAACACCATGTTTCCCT TGATAGCATGCAAGCCACAATTTCCCAGCTATTTGTCAGCACTTCTACCACAGGATCAAGTTTTTGAGCCTGATCAAGAGTTCCAGTTTGAACCGAGTCCAgttcaaaaaaagaagaaggcaCCGCCTGTAGAAGACAAAGAAGAAG ccCAGGCACAAGCAGATGGGACAGAGCAAAGTGGAGAGGCATTAGCCCAACAAGATGTGATAGACAATCCTTATTTGAGGCCAGGCAAACTGccaaagaataaaataactgGTACGAATCCGACTGGTCCTGGAAAAAGAGAAGCGACAGACGTATGA